The following nucleotide sequence is from Allocatelliglobosispora scoriae.
AGGTGCGGCGAGTCACTTCTGCGGGTTGCGCGGATAGGTCCGGGGCAGCCCGGCCCCGAGGGGGTAGCGGTACTCGGACTCGGGCTCCGGCTCGGCGAAGTCGAACTCCTCGATCCGGCCCGGGTCGATGTTGGGGGCGTACTCGGCGGCGAGCTGGATCGCCTTGCGGGGGGAGAGATCCAGCGGGGCGAGGTCGAAGGGGCGCAGGCTCACCTGGTCCACCCCTCCGGCAGCTGGCGGGCGAGGTTGCGGACGGCGCGGTACTGCAGGGCCTTGACGGCGGACTCGTTCTTGCCCATCACACCGGCCGTCTCGGCGAGGGAGAGGCCGCGCAGGAAGCGCAGGACCATGACGTCGTGCTGGTCGGGGGCGAGGTCGTTGAGCAGACGCAGCACGGCCACGTTGTTGAGGTGCTCGGTGACCGTCTCCTCCGGCCGGGCCTCCAGGTCGCTGGAGGCGCGGGTGTCGTCGCGGCCGTCACCGCTGGCGATCTCGAAGCGGCACCGGCCCGACTTGTAGTAGTCGGCCACGATGTTGCGGGTGATGGCGAGCAGCCAGGCGCCGATGTCGGTGCCCTGCCAGGTGAAGGTGTTGATCCGCCGGAGAACGCGCACGAAAACGTCGGCCGCCAGGTCCTCCGCGATAGTAGGGTTGCCTACGCGCCGGTAGATGAACCTGAAGACCAGGCCGTGGTACTGCTCATAGAGGCCGGCGAAGGCGTTGGAGTCGCCCGCAATCGCTCGCGTCACCACATCGGGTGCGTCGAGGACGGGCGCCGTCATGACGCGGCCCGGCTGACCCGGTCGGGACCGGCTATTGACGACCGTAGCGGGCCGTCCGCGTCGAGCTCTTTCAAAGCCGCTGCCCGCGGGCCGTGCAGCCCGCTCGGCAATGCGGATCTGCTGTCGAAATCGCACATGCCGCAAGGGTCACACCCGCTGTGATACGCGGCATCTTCAATGTTGCGGTGCGGCACAACGTATTTCGTCACCCCCGCCGGGCAGGCTTCGCACGTTCGAAGATGCCCAGTGGCGACGGTCGATGTCATTGTCTGGTAGCTGGCACCGAACTATCCATTCGGGTCGCCGGCGAAATCGTCGTGCATTCAATTCATCCGTGGTGTGGCGGTTGGTGCGACGCATTGCTAGCTGACGTGAACAGGAAGGAATGGTATTGGACACCAATGCTCCGACGCGCGAACAACTGGTTCGTCGCGCCGCCGACCTCGTGCCGGTGCTCCGCAAGAACTCGGCCTGGTCCGAGGAGAACCGCCGCGTGCACGACGACGCGATCGAGGCGCTGGCCGAGGCCGGCATCTTCAAGATGCGGGCACCGAAGCGCTACGGCGGCTTCGAGTCGGACACCCGGACGCTGGTGGAGGTCGCGGCCGAGCTCGGCCGCGCCGACGGTTCCACCTCCTGGACCGCCTCGGTCTACTGGATCCCGACCTGGATGACCGGCCACTTCCCGGACCACGTCCAGGACGAGGTCTTCTCGACGCCGGACGTCCGGGTCTGCGGCACGCTGAGCCCGACGGCGATGGCGACCCCGGTCCCCGGTGGCGTCGTCGTCAACGGCAAGTGGGGCTTCATCAGCGGTGCGCTGCACGCGCACTGGCAGGAGATCGTCGCGATCCAGGTCGGGCCGGACAGCGAGCCGATGCCGATCCTGGCACTGGTCCCCATGTCGGACCTGCAGATCGTGGACGACTGGTACACCTCCGGTCTCAAGGGCACCGGCAGCGTGAGCACCGTCGCCAACGAGGTCTTCGTACCGAGCGACCGCATCCTGCCGCTCGGCGCGATCATCCAGGGCCAGGGCGCGTCGCAGGCGAACGCCGACGCGGCGATCTACCGGGCCCCGCTGCTGCCGGTCGCCTCGGCATCGTCCGTCGGGACCATGGTCGGGCTGGGCCGGGCAGCCCTGGAGGCGTTCCTGGAGCGGCTGCCGGACCGCAAGATCAGCTACACCAACTACGCGAGCCAGGGTGAGGCTCCGCTGACCCACCTGCAGGTCGCCGACGCCGCCACGAAGATCGACGAGGCGGAGTTCCACGCGTTCAGCCTGGCCGACCTCGTCGACACCAAGACGAGCACCGGCGCGCAGTGGACGCTGCAGGAGCGGGTCAAGGCCCGGGCCAGCATGGGTGCGGTGGGCCGTCGGGTGAAGGAGGCGGTCGACATCCTCGCCTCCGCCAGCGGCGGCTCGTCGATCTACAGCGACGTGCCGATCCAGCGCATCGCGCGGGACATCCAGGCGGTCAGCCTGCACGCCCTGATGCACCCGAACACCAACGCCGAGCTCTACGGCCGCGTCCTGTGCGGCCTCGAGCCGAACACGCTCTATATCTGACCTCCGCCCGATCCATCGACGGGAAGATGAACGATCATGACTGAGACCAGCACCGCCACCACCTCTGCCGACCAGCTCGCCGTCACGGCGCTCACCCAGCGGGTCATCGCCGCCTGGGCCGAGCACGACGCGAAGTCCTTCGCCGACGTCTTCACCGAGGACGGCACGATGATCCTGTCGGGCCTGTTCAAGAAGGGGCGCGACGACATCCGCCAGCACATGGCGGAGGCGTTCGCCGGGCCCTACCAGGGCACCCGGGTCACCGGCCAGCCCATCGACATCAAGTTCTTCTGCGAGGACTCCGGCGTCCTGATCACCCAGGGCGGCGTACTGGCCCCGGGTGAGTCCGAGGTCGCCGCCGAGCACGCGATCCGCGCGTCGTGGGTCGTCGTCAAGCAGGAGGGCCAGTGGCGGCTCGCCGCCTACCAGAACAGCCCGAAGGGCACCGCCGCGTAAGCGACGGGAGTCCTGAGAACGGCGACGGCGGCGGTCTGCTGGGGTGGGCCGCCGCCGTCGCGCATTCGGCGAACAGGCTTGGGGGCAGGCGCTATGGCACTCGTTTTCGTGACCGGTGGCACCGGTTTCATCGGCTCGCACTCCGTCGCGGCGCTGCACCGCGCGGGGCACCGGATCCGGCTGCTGGCCCGCCGGGAGTCGGCGGTCCGCCCGGCTCTGGAACCGCTCGGCCTCCACCCGGCCGACGTCGACGTGGTGCTCGGCGACATCACCGACGCCACGACGGTCACCCGGGCGATGACCGGCTGCGACGCGGTCCTGCACGCGGCCTCGATCTACTCCTTCGACAGCCGGGCGCACCGCCGCATGCAGTCGGTCAACGTCGACGGCACCGAGAACGTCCTCGCGGCGGCCCGCTGGATCGGCGCCGATCCCATCGTGCACGTCTCCTCCTTCGCCGCGCTGATCCCGACCCGGGGCCGCCCGCTCGACGGGAATCTGCCCGTCGGCAAGCCGCGCGAGCGCTACATGGCGACGAAGGCCGAGGCCGAGCTGATCGCCAGGCAGCACC
It contains:
- a CDS encoding sigma-70 family RNA polymerase sigma factor; the encoded protein is MTAPVLDAPDVVTRAIAGDSNAFAGLYEQYHGLVFRFIYRRVGNPTIAEDLAADVFVRVLRRINTFTWQGTDIGAWLLAITRNIVADYYKSGRCRFEIASGDGRDDTRASSDLEARPEETVTEHLNNVAVLRLLNDLAPDQHDVMVLRFLRGLSLAETAGVMGKNESAVKALQYRAVRNLARQLPEGWTR
- a CDS encoding acyl-CoA dehydrogenase family protein encodes the protein MVLDTNAPTREQLVRRAADLVPVLRKNSAWSEENRRVHDDAIEALAEAGIFKMRAPKRYGGFESDTRTLVEVAAELGRADGSTSWTASVYWIPTWMTGHFPDHVQDEVFSTPDVRVCGTLSPTAMATPVPGGVVVNGKWGFISGALHAHWQEIVAIQVGPDSEPMPILALVPMSDLQIVDDWYTSGLKGTGSVSTVANEVFVPSDRILPLGAIIQGQGASQANADAAIYRAPLLPVASASSVGTMVGLGRAALEAFLERLPDRKISYTNYASQGEAPLTHLQVADAATKIDEAEFHAFSLADLVDTKTSTGAQWTLQERVKARASMGAVGRRVKEAVDILASASGGSSIYSDVPIQRIARDIQAVSLHALMHPNTNAELYGRVLCGLEPNTLYI
- a CDS encoding SgcJ/EcaC family oxidoreductase, producing the protein MTETSTATTSADQLAVTALTQRVIAAWAEHDAKSFADVFTEDGTMILSGLFKKGRDDIRQHMAEAFAGPYQGTRVTGQPIDIKFFCEDSGVLITQGGVLAPGESEVAAEHAIRASWVVVKQEGQWRLAAYQNSPKGTAA